A portion of the Choristoneura fumiferana chromosome 6, NRCan_CFum_1, whole genome shotgun sequence genome contains these proteins:
- the LOC141429295 gene encoding uncharacterized protein, giving the protein MPSRRAFPPIDRASRVSCRVVVAPSAKPTSNMASKTQMSDSASINLIKEVRKRPCIWDPNDEYYSERYHLSVAWGDISKILNMAEDVLRAKWKNLRDFFKKEVKKNDVETVEDYRGRWRHFKSMGFLLKTGEEKHGTGSEAESEYETKYVPDSNLEVFLQEDPIPEKRYKIEDDDNDYDMMFLKSLTPFLKQLEPTRNLMVRSKIQELLLNELAAQSSAHSGTLKKT; this is encoded by the exons ATGCCGTCGCGCCGCGCCTTCCCACCCATCGACCGGGCGTCGCGCGTCAGTTGCCGCGTGGTAGTCGCGCCGAGTGCTAAACCCACGTCGAACATGGCATCAAAAACACAAATGTCAGATTCCGCGTCAATCAACCTCATTAAGGAAGTGAGGAAACGTCCGTGTATTTGGGATCCTAATGATGAGTATTATAGCGAGCGCTATCACTTGTCCGTGGCTTGGGGAGATATCTCGAAGATTCTAAACATGGCAG AAGACGTACTTCGTGCGAAGTGGAAGAATCTCCGCGACTTCTTCAAGAAAGAGGTGAAAAAGAATGACGTGGAAACTGTGGAGGATTACCGCGGACGCTGGCGCCACTTCAAAAGCATGGGGTTTCTGCTGAAGACCGGAGAAGAGAAGCATGGCACCGGCAGTGAAGCAGAGAGCGAGTACGAGACTAAATACGTGCCAGATTCCAACCTAGAAGTATTTCTGCAAGAAGACCCGATCCCAGAAAAAAGGTACAAAATTGAAGATGACGACAACGACTACGATATGATGTTCCTGAAGTCTCTCACGCCGTTCTTAAAGCAACTAGAGCCAACTAGGAACTTGATGGTGAGGAGTAAGATCCAGGAGTTGCTGTTGAACGAACTAGCGGCTCAGAGTTCTGCGCATAGCGGGACTTTGAAGAAAACATAG